Below is a window of Myroides profundi DNA.
TTAGAAGACAGTAAGTTGACTTGGTTAGACGATATTCCTGTGGTGAATACCATGATCCAAAAACAACTTCGCAAGTTAAAAGAAAGAGATGTACAGTTCATTGTACCTAAGGTTTATAAAGATTCAGAAGACCAAGAGTTTGCTATTAATCTTTATAGAAAGACGATTTTAAACTTTGCGGAATTAACGAAAGAGTTTGAAGATAAAACACCTAACTGGGATCCTGAGCGTATTGCAGAATTAGACACAATTGTCTTGAGAATGGCTATCTGTGAATTCTTGAAGTTTAGCTCTATTCCAGTAAAAGTGACAATTAATGAATATTTAGAGATTGCAAAAGAGTATTCTACTGCAAAAAGTAGTATTTTTATCAATGGAGTTTTAGATAATATTTCTAAAGCGTATAACGATGAGAATAGACTTAATAAAATCGGGAAAGGATTGCTATAACCTTTCTACACTAAGTAAAGAACTATGAGAAAAATTTTATTATTAACATTAGGGTTAGCTTTTACAGTAGTTTCTTGTAAAGAGAATAATGCTGCTTCTAGCTTGATTGACAGAGAGAATGCTGCTAAAGTAGAGAGCTCTAAAACTAATGGAGAGTATCCAGAGATTGTTTTTGACAGAACAGTACATGATTTCGGTAATATTGCAAATAATGAATCTGTAACTACTGAGATCGAACTAAAGAATACAGGAAAAGCTGATTTAGTTATTATTAATGCTACAGCATCTTGTGGATGTACAGTTCCCGAATATCAAAAAACACCTATTAAACCAGGAGAAACTTCTAAATTAACTGTTAAGTTTCAAACAGGGGCAGAAGGACAACAACAAAAAACAGTAACTTTGGTTACAAATACAAAAAAAGGAAATGAGACACTTACGATTAAAGCTAACGTAGGTCTTCGTAGTAATTAATAATCTATAAATAATACCAAATGGAAAATTTACAACAATTTTTACCTATAGTTTTAATGTTCGTGGTAATCTATTTCTTAATGATTCGCCCACAACAAAAGAAAATGAAACAAGAGAAAGCTTATGAAGCTAGTATTAAAGTAGGTGATCGTATTGTTACTAAGTCTGGAATTCACGGTAGAATCAATGAATTACACGAAACTACAGTAATTATCGAGACGATGGCTGGTAAGTTACAAATGGAGCGCTCTGCGATCTCTATGGAAATGAGTCAAAAATTAAATGAGAAAAAGTAATTCTCATTACACTATAAAAAAAGCGTTATCAATATATTGATAACGCTTTTTTTATGTCTTTTTTTTCGATAAAAATTACTTTTTAATCTTTTCGAAGTAAGTAATCAAGTCTATTAACCTAGAAGAATAACCAATTTCGTTGTCATACCATCCTACTACTTTTACCATCTTGTCTAAGACAGAAGTTAGTTGAGAATCGAATAGACACGAGTTTGTATTCCCTAAGATATCTACAGAGACTATAGGGTCTGTAGTATAAGCTAAGATACCTTTTAGCTCTCCTTCTGCCGCTTTTTTGAATGCAGCATTGATTTCCTCTATTTCTACTTTTCTTTTGACGATACAAGTAATATCTGTTAGTGATCCATCTGGTACAGGTACTCGGATACCACCACCACCTATATTGCCTTCGTATTCAGGAAATATTTTGGTCAGTGCCTTTGCAGCTCCTGTAGTAGTAGGTACTATAGACTGAGCAGCACCTCTAGCTCTTCTCAGATCTTTATGAGGTTGATCATGTAGGCTCTGATCAGTAGTATAAGAGTGTACAGTAGTGATATAAGCATGTTCTATACCACATAATTCTTTAATTACTTTGACCATAGGAGCAGCATTGTTAGTCGTACAGCTCGCATTAGAGATGATAAGCTCTTCTCCAGTCAAGATATTGTGATTCACACCGAGTACGATAGTCTTGATGACATTGTCTTCTGGTGGTACAGATAAGATGACACGTTTAGCTCCTTGCTGGATATGTTGTTCTAATAAGGTATAGGTTTTTCTACGTCCAGTAGCTTCTATGACATAGTCTATATCTAACGTTTTCCAGTCTAGACCAGATATCTCACTTTCTCTAAAGAATGCTATTTTCTTACCTGCTACGATGATATGGTCCTTGTCATAACTTACCTCTTTATTCAGTATACCATGTATACTATCATATTTTAGTAGGTGAGACATGGTCTGCGTATCAGCCAGATCATTTATAGCAACTACCTCTATGGTAGGATGATCTAAAAGGAGTTTAAAAAGGTTACGGCCAATACGACCAAAACCATTTATTGCTATTTTTATTTTACTCATAAGTGTAAAAAGAAGAAGGTCGCGGAGAACGCGACCTTATTTATATTATAAAAGGTGTTTTTGCGCTCGGTAAGATGAGCGAACTAAGGCACCACTTTCTACGTGTCTGAATCCTAATTCTAGCCCTATCTTTTCGTATTTCTCGAATTGCTCAGGAGTGATAAACTCTTTTACAGGCAAGTGCTTTTTACTAGGTTGTAGGTATTGACCTATCGTTAGTACATCTAGGTTTACAGCTCTAAGGTCATGCATAGTCTGGATTACCTCTTCTTCTGTTTCTCCTAACCCTAACATGATACCTGATTTAGTTCTATTGATTCCCTTTTCTTTTAGGTATCTAAGTACTTCTAAGCTTCGGTCATATTTAGCCTGAATACGCACTTCACGAGTTAGTCTTCTAACAGTTTCCATATTATGAGATACAATCTCAGGATTAACCTCTATGATTCTATCGATATTTCTCTCTATTCCTTGGAAGTCTGGTATCAGTGTTTCCATTGTAGTTCCAGGGCTGATTCTTCTTACTGCTTGTACAGTTTCTGCCCAGATAATAGACCCACCATCTTTAAGGTCATCTCTATCCACGCTAGTGATAACAGCATGTTTGATAGACATTAATTTGATAGAGCGAGCTACTTTCTCAGGTTCATCCCAGTCTACTGTTTCTGGTCGTCCTGTTTTTACCCCACAGAATCCACAAGAACGCGTACAGATATTTCCTAATATCATGAATGTAGCAGTTCCTTCTCCCCAACATTCTCCCATATTAGGGCAACTACCTGAGGTACAAATTGTGTTTAGTTTATACTTATCCACTAAACCTCTAAGTTCAGTGTACTTCTTCCCAGTAGGAAGTTTCACACGAAGCCATTTTGGTTTAGCTTTAGGTTCTATATTTGAGTCTAAGATTGTGTCCATAGTTTGAATTTATGAAAGTACAAATATACTTATTCTTAAGAGTTATACATTATTAATATATGCTAAAAGTTATCGCGCTGTCAGAGAATCGTGATCTGAGACTTTATACTAGCGTATTTCTATTCGCAATGTCTTTCTGAGTCTGTGAAGAATTCCACCCTGTACATCCTCTCTAGTAGTTATTCAGAGCTTATGAAGAATCCCATTCTACATATCCACTCTTATTGTTATTCTGCGCTTACTAAGAATCTCATCCTATAAATCTGTTCTTGATGTCGTTTGGCTTGCACTTTCTAGGGGTTTGCTAGGAGTTTCCTTGGGGTTTCCTTGCCTAGAAGGCCATTTTGTCGAAGGAATGTGCAAGAATACCCCTAGCAATGTGCTAGTATACTAAGATGAAATAGAAATATTAGCTAGTGAGAACTATAAGGTGATGATGAGTATGTACTAACAGTAGTTTTACTAACCAGAACAACAAACTTTAAGACAAAAAAAATAAAAGTAGTGT
It encodes the following:
- the gap gene encoding type I glyceraldehyde-3-phosphate dehydrogenase, encoding MSKIKIAINGFGRIGRNLFKLLLDHPTIEVVAINDLADTQTMSHLLKYDSIHGILNKEVSYDKDHIIVAGKKIAFFRESEISGLDWKTLDIDYVIEATGRRKTYTLLEQHIQQGAKRVILSVPPEDNVIKTIVLGVNHNILTGEELIISNASCTTNNAAPMVKVIKELCGIEHAYITTVHSYTTDQSLHDQPHKDLRRARGAAQSIVPTTTGAAKALTKIFPEYEGNIGGGGIRVPVPDGSLTDITCIVKRKVEIEEINAAFKKAAEGELKGILAYTTDPIVSVDILGNTNSCLFDSQLTSVLDKMVKVVGWYDNEIGYSSRLIDLITYFEKIKK
- the lipA gene encoding lipoyl synthase; the encoded protein is MDTILDSNIEPKAKPKWLRVKLPTGKKYTELRGLVDKYKLNTICTSGSCPNMGECWGEGTATFMILGNICTRSCGFCGVKTGRPETVDWDEPEKVARSIKLMSIKHAVITSVDRDDLKDGGSIIWAETVQAVRRISPGTTMETLIPDFQGIERNIDRIIEVNPEIVSHNMETVRRLTREVRIQAKYDRSLEVLRYLKEKGINRTKSGIMLGLGETEEEVIQTMHDLRAVNLDVLTIGQYLQPSKKHLPVKEFITPEQFEKYEKIGLELGFRHVESGALVRSSYRAQKHLL
- a CDS encoding DUF1573 domain-containing protein, encoding MRKILLLTLGLAFTVVSCKENNAASSLIDRENAAKVESSKTNGEYPEIVFDRTVHDFGNIANNESVTTEIELKNTGKADLVIINATASCGCTVPEYQKTPIKPGETSKLTVKFQTGAEGQQQKTVTLVTNTKKGNETLTIKANVGLRSN
- the yajC gene encoding preprotein translocase subunit YajC; the protein is MENLQQFLPIVLMFVVIYFLMIRPQQKKMKQEKAYEASIKVGDRIVTKSGIHGRINELHETTVIIETMAGKLQMERSAISMEMSQKLNEKK